A region from the Lolium perenne isolate Kyuss_39 chromosome 4, Kyuss_2.0, whole genome shotgun sequence genome encodes:
- the LOC127293733 gene encoding 1-aminocyclopropane-1-carboxylate oxidase homolog 1 isoform X2: MSAAYDRAAELRALDATFSGVRGLVASGVTHVPRIFHLPDHHQQPPQDPIHPSSQETPAAPSSKYVPVIDIGARDRASVVAAVGRAAAEWGFFQVTGHGVPLESMATAVDAVRGFHEAGGGEGSDKARLYSREPARAVKYHCNFDLYQSRVANWRDTLYLRMAPDPPHAGELPETCRALFEYAQQVKNLGNILFELLSEALGLNQSYLTDIDCNQGQIILCHYYPPCPQPELAIGTSRHSDSGFLTVLLQDEIGGLQILHEDRWVDVTPTPGAFIVNIGDLLQLISNDRFRSVEHRVVAKNVAPRVSIACFFSTHFHPASTRMYGPIKELLSDENPPLYRETLVRDYIKHYYSIGLDAKTAISNFRI, from the exons ATGTCCGCTGCATACGACCGGGCAGCCGAGCTCCGCGCGCTGGACGCCACCTTCTCCGGCGTCCGCGGCCTCGTCGCCTCTGGTGTCACTCACGTCCCCCGCATCTTCCATCTCCCAGACCACCACCAACAACCACCGCAGGATCCCATCCACCCCTCCAGCCAAGAAACGCCAGCGGCGCCGTCGTCAAAGTACGTCCCGGTGATCGACATCGGTGCCAGGGACCGCGCCTCCGTGGTCGCGGCTGTCGGGCGCGCCGCGGCGGAGTGGGGGTTCTTCCAGGTGACGGGCCATGGCGTGCCTCTGGAGTCAATGGCCACGGCGGTGGACGCGGTGCGGGGCTTCCACGAGGCTGGCGGCGGCGAGGGCAGCGACAAGGCCAGGCTCTACTCGCGCGAGCCCGCGAGGGCGGTGAAGTACCACTGCAACTTTGACCTGTACCAGTCGCGGGTGGCTAACTGGCGTGACACGCTTTACCTCCGCATGGCGCCCGACCCGCCCCACGCCGGCGAACTGCCAGAAACCTGCCG CGCACTGTTTGAATATGCTCAGCAAGTGAAGAATTTGGGGAACATTTTGTTCGAGCTGCTCTCAGAGGCTCTTGGGCTTAACCAGAGCTACCTAACAGATATCGACTGCAACCAAGGACAGATCATACTCTGCCACTACTACCCTCCTTGCCCCCAGCCTGAACTGGCCATTGGCACAAGCCGGCATTCAGACTCTGGGTTTCTCACTGTGCTGCTCCAAGACGAAATCGGTGGCCTCCAGATCCTCCATGAGGACCGGTGGGTCGACGTCACACCAACCCCTGGAGCATTCATCGTAAATATTGGCGATCTCCTGCAG TTGATCTCCAACGACAGGTTCCGGAGTGTGGAGCATAGGGTGGTGGCGAAGAATGTTGCGCCGAGGGTCTCGATCGCGTGCTTCTTCAGCACACATTTCCACCCGGCCTCGACAAGGATGTACGGCCCTATCAAGGAGCTCCTGTCCGATGAGAACCCACCGTTGTACAGGGAGACCCTGGTTAGAGATTACATCAAACATTACTACTCCATCGGGCTAGATGCCAAGACTGCTATCTCCAACTTCAGGATATGA
- the LOC127293733 gene encoding 1-aminocyclopropane-1-carboxylate oxidase homolog 1 isoform X1 yields MSAAYDRAAELRALDATFSGVRGLVASGVTHVPRIFHLPDHHQQPPQDPIHPSSQETPAAPSSKYVPVIDIGARDRASVVAAVGRAAAEWGFFQVTGHGVPLESMATAVDAVRGFHEAGGGEGSDKARLYSREPARAVKYHCNFDLYQSRVANWRDTLYLRMAPDPPHAGELPETCRSALFEYAQQVKNLGNILFELLSEALGLNQSYLTDIDCNQGQIILCHYYPPCPQPELAIGTSRHSDSGFLTVLLQDEIGGLQILHEDRWVDVTPTPGAFIVNIGDLLQLISNDRFRSVEHRVVAKNVAPRVSIACFFSTHFHPASTRMYGPIKELLSDENPPLYRETLVRDYIKHYYSIGLDAKTAISNFRI; encoded by the exons ATGTCCGCTGCATACGACCGGGCAGCCGAGCTCCGCGCGCTGGACGCCACCTTCTCCGGCGTCCGCGGCCTCGTCGCCTCTGGTGTCACTCACGTCCCCCGCATCTTCCATCTCCCAGACCACCACCAACAACCACCGCAGGATCCCATCCACCCCTCCAGCCAAGAAACGCCAGCGGCGCCGTCGTCAAAGTACGTCCCGGTGATCGACATCGGTGCCAGGGACCGCGCCTCCGTGGTCGCGGCTGTCGGGCGCGCCGCGGCGGAGTGGGGGTTCTTCCAGGTGACGGGCCATGGCGTGCCTCTGGAGTCAATGGCCACGGCGGTGGACGCGGTGCGGGGCTTCCACGAGGCTGGCGGCGGCGAGGGCAGCGACAAGGCCAGGCTCTACTCGCGCGAGCCCGCGAGGGCGGTGAAGTACCACTGCAACTTTGACCTGTACCAGTCGCGGGTGGCTAACTGGCGTGACACGCTTTACCTCCGCATGGCGCCCGACCCGCCCCACGCCGGCGAACTGCCAGAAACCTGCCG CAGCGCACTGTTTGAATATGCTCAGCAAGTGAAGAATTTGGGGAACATTTTGTTCGAGCTGCTCTCAGAGGCTCTTGGGCTTAACCAGAGCTACCTAACAGATATCGACTGCAACCAAGGACAGATCATACTCTGCCACTACTACCCTCCTTGCCCCCAGCCTGAACTGGCCATTGGCACAAGCCGGCATTCAGACTCTGGGTTTCTCACTGTGCTGCTCCAAGACGAAATCGGTGGCCTCCAGATCCTCCATGAGGACCGGTGGGTCGACGTCACACCAACCCCTGGAGCATTCATCGTAAATATTGGCGATCTCCTGCAG TTGATCTCCAACGACAGGTTCCGGAGTGTGGAGCATAGGGTGGTGGCGAAGAATGTTGCGCCGAGGGTCTCGATCGCGTGCTTCTTCAGCACACATTTCCACCCGGCCTCGACAAGGATGTACGGCCCTATCAAGGAGCTCCTGTCCGATGAGAACCCACCGTTGTACAGGGAGACCCTGGTTAGAGATTACATCAAACATTACTACTCCATCGGGCTAGATGCCAAGACTGCTATCTCCAACTTCAGGATATGA